In Carcharodon carcharias isolate sCarCar2 chromosome 3, sCarCar2.pri, whole genome shotgun sequence, a single window of DNA contains:
- the LOC121275764 gene encoding histone H4-like, with amino-acid sequence MSGRGKGGKGLGKGGAKRHHKVLHDNTQGIAKPAIPQPDSAWQGQADLGFPYEFPRMKVLLDVWKLSPLVSALPETRGVLKVFLENVIGDAVTYAEHAKRKAVTAMGVVYTLKHQGRTLGGFAI; translated from the coding sequence ATGTCCGGCAGAGGGAAAGGAGGTAAAGGACTGGGTAAAGGTGGAGCAAAGCGGCACCACAAAGTGCTTCATGATAACACCCAGGGTATCGCCAAACCAGCCATCCCACAGCCTGACTCGGCGTGGCAGGGTCAAGCGGATCTCGGGTTCCCATACGAGTTCCCTCGTATGAAGGTCCTGCTGGATGTCTGGAAGCTCTcaccactggtctcagctttgccgGAGACGCGCGGGGTGCTGAAGGTTTTCCTGGAGAATGTGATTGGGGATGCGGTCACCTACGCCGAACACGCCAAGCGCAAGGCGGTCACTGCCATGGGTGTGGTGTACACTCTGAAACACCAGGGCCGCACTCTCGGTGGATTCGCCATCTGA